In Eupeodes corollae chromosome 3, idEupCoro1.1, whole genome shotgun sequence, a single genomic region encodes these proteins:
- the LOC129949686 gene encoding uncharacterized protein DDB_G0271670-like, whose product SSSSSSSSSSSSSSSSSSSSSSSSSSSSSSSSSSSSSSSSSSSSSSSSSSSSSSSSSSSSSSSSSSSSSSSSSSSSSSSSSSSSSSSSSSSSSSSSSSSSSSSSSSSSSSSSSSSSSSSSSSSSSSSSSSSSSSSSSSSSSSSSSSSSSSSSSSSSSSSSSSSSSSSSSSSSSSSSSSSSSSSSSSSSSSSSSSSSSSSSSSSSSSSSSSSSSSSSSSSSSSSSSSSSSSSSSSSSSSSSSSSSSSSSSSSSSSSSSSSSSSSSSSSSSSSSSSSSSSSSSSSSSSSSSSSSSSSSSSSSSSSSSSSSSSSSSSSSSSSSSSSSSSSSSSSSSSSSSSSSSSSSSSSSSSSSSSSSSSSSSSSSSSSSSSSSSSSSSSSSSSSSSSSSSS is encoded by the coding sequence tcatcatcatcatcatcatcatcatcatcatcatcatcatcatcatcatcatcatcatcatcatcatcatcatcatcatcatcatcatcatcatcatcatcatcatcatcatcatcatcatcatcatcatcatcatcatcatcatcatcatcatcatcatcatcatcatcatcatcatcatcatcatcatcatcatcatcatcatcatcatcatcatcatcatcatcatcatcatcatcatcatcatcatcatcatcatcatcatcatcatcatcatcatcatcatcatcatcatcatcatcatcatcatcatcatcatcatcatcatcatcatcatcatcatcatcatcatcatcatcatcatcatcatcatcatcatcatcatcatcatcatcatcatcatcatcatcatcatcatcatcatcatcatcatcatcatcatcatcatcatcatcatcatcatcatcatcatcatcatcatcatcatcatcatcatcatcatcatcatcatcatcatcatcatcatcatcatcatcatcatcatcatcatcatcatcatcatcatcatcatcatcatcatcatcatcatcatcatcatcatcatcatcatcatcatcatcatcatcatcatcatcatcatcatcatcatcatcatcatcatcatcatcatcatcatcatcatcatcatcatcatcatcatcatcatcatcatcatcatcatcatcatcatcatcatcatcatcatcatcatcatcatcatcatcatcatcatcatcatcatcatcatcatcatcatcatcatcatcatcatcatcatcatcatcatcatcatcatcatcatcatcatcatcatcatcatcatcatcatcatcatcatcatcatcatcatcatcatcatcatcatcatcatcatcatcatcatcatcatcatcatcatcatcatcatcatcatcatcatcatcatcatcatcatcatcatcatcatcatcatcatcatcatcatcatcatcatcatcatcatcatcatcatcatcatcatcatcatcatcatcatcatcatcatcatcatcatcatcatcatcatcatcatcatcatcatcatcatcatcatcatcatcatcatcatcatcatcatcatcatcatcatcatcatcatcatcatcatcatca